The Ischnura elegans chromosome 1, ioIscEleg1.1, whole genome shotgun sequence genome contains a region encoding:
- the LOC124165849 gene encoding uncharacterized protein LOC124165849 produces the protein MQSGMKLSSRCVWAVLIFGFNGISLSALAAVISTTESPGQVHPQAVCPNQLCSSSSQEKVRWCRCDPICVKFGDCCYDYGKEESGKQNVEYQEPFGEAEPKCTYVPNLGWHLIVSSCAFGSKASPKVNRLSEQLCNGSGEVQSHLLDIPVTSATTGRTYKNVHCAVCNEDAENLLPQTAVLLADGEFSVEDAHYLDGSLSWVQVSKYSSKGPFSTTEENSVGADDYSHIESDYSPIEMFKSVFSPLNMSLSNLNFSDEFHQPDFSDPEIPYGERNLNDEMGKEMPQENFNKVTPPEFTSDLMSNSSNRHALRALKYLLSKDFWGDVHSASSSTKGFMDFSGELMQQKEKQKKSPENFRNTSRYQLFLSGEFMQRCKNVINSCEKSWEGWHDDTHNLCISYTMPVYKYAKGMVSVFKNPHCALCNHVAIDELECLNRLPVPFNMEIETFISTQVNFSFGNVTAGHEKCGMKTVWDPLFKQCYHLDDEEGNRNYSMTVYLTPNPPTKSSVVPKQDETVLENAINFDDGCKNTTLMTMSDVQWYLGYAFFGVSMTCLILHLVSYAYPRKFFELSSGENSKSFYSSPTSLEGRQITGNSFLILSWLLLIGQLLFVVGVPRTEVREVCLSIAVFLNFLSLAAVSWLSVFCLQVFASHFSLQSFKAMSSLESGSGPPPLKLSLIAWIIPIVFSSLFLSFDLVPGDLKPCLARGGACWYGDTVSFRIFFVLPALLMLAGDGCIFTAIIFGTHDTRERNRSTSTRRKSKSGRQCSAVRSYDHFYFRFCARLGIIMTISWSCAAIASIWNVRSMWYGYVIFSGFQGIYIFLASGSKARITDLIWAKYKGQQEPVIRERSIKRYSKAAKNI, from the exons ATGCAGAGCGGAATGAAATTGTCATCGAGGTGTGTCTGGGCGGTCCTCATTTTTGGGTTCAACGGGATTAGTTTGTCTGCCTTAGCCGCAGTCATTTCGACAACCGAATCTCCTGGCCAAGTCCACCCTCAAGCTGTCTGCCCGAATCAACTCTGCAGTTCATCCTCCCAGGAGAAGGTTCG ATGGTGCAGATGTGATCCGATTTGTGTTAAATTTGGAGACTGCTGCTACGATTATGGCAAAGAAGAAAGTGGAAAACAGAACGTTGAATATCAGGAACCATTCGGAGAAGCGGAACCGAAGTGCACCTACGTACCCAATCTG GGATGGCACTTGATTGTGTCATCGTGTGCCTTTGGGTCAAAAGCTAGTCCAAAAGTCAACCGGTTGAGCGAGCAGCTTTGCAATGGCAGTGGAGAAGTACAATCCCATTTGCTTGACATCCCGGTCACCTCTGCTACAACTGGAAGGACTTACAAGAATGTTCATTGTGCTGTCTGCAATGAAGATGCGGAAAATCTTCTGCCACAGACAGCTGTGTTACTAGCTGATGGTGAATTTTCAGTGGAAGATGCTCATTATCTAGATGGTAGCCTCTCTTGGGTGCAAGTTTCTAAGTACTCGTCAAAAGGCCCTTTCAGTACTACAGAAGAAAATTCTGTGGGAGCAGATGACTATTCTCATATAGAAAGTGACTATAGTCCCATAGAGATGTTCAAGAGTGTCTTTTCCCCCCTAAACATGTCTCTCTCAAACCTAAATTTCAGTGACGAATTTCACCAACCAGACTTTTCTGATCCTGAAATCCCATATGGAGAGAGGAATCTTAATGACGAAATGGGAAAGGAAATGCCTCAGGAAAACTTCAACAAGGTCACTCCTCCAGAATTTACTTCAGACTTAATGAGCAACTCCAGTAACCGCCATGCCTTAAGAGCTCTAAAATACTTGTTGAGTAAAGACTTTTGGGGAGATGTTCACTCTGCATCAAGTTCTACGAAAGGTTTTATGGACTTCAGTGGGGAATTGATGCAGCagaaggagaaacaaaaaaaatcacctgaAAACTTCAGGAATACATCAAGATATCAACTGTTTCTCAGTGGAGAGTTCATGCAACGTTGTAAAAATGTAATCAATTCTTGTGAAAAAAGTTGGGAGGGGTGGCATGATGATACCCATAATCTATGTATCTCATACACAATGCCAGTTTATAAGTATGCAAAAGGAATGGTTTCAGTATTCAAAAATCCACATTGTGCTTTGTGCAACCATGTAGCTATTGATGAACTTGAGTGTCTGAATAGGCTGCCTGTACCATTTAATATGGAgattgaaacttttatttcaacacAGGTGAACTTCAGTTTTGGTAATGTTACTGCTGGGCATGAAAAATGTGGTATGAAGACTGTTTGGGACCCATTGTTTAAGCAATGCTACCACCTTGACGATGAAGAAGGAAACAGAAATTATTCAATGACGGTGTATCTAACTCCCAATCCCCCGACCAAATCTTCTGTAGTTCCAAAACAGGATGAGACTGTGCTTGAAAATGCTATAAATTTTGATGATGGTTGTAAAAATACCACATTAATGACAATGAGTGATGTCCAATGGTACTTGGGGTATGCTTTTTTTGGAGTCTCTATGACTTGCCTTATTTTGCATTTGGTCTCATATGCATACCCAAGGAAGTTTTTTGAGTTATCTTCCGGGGAAAACTCAAAATCATTTTATTCGTCTCCTACGTCCCTAGAGGGTAGACAAATCACTGGAAATTCCTTTTTAATCCTCTCATGGCTACTCTTGATTGGCCAGTTATTGTTTGTAGTTGGAGTTCCCCGTACAGAAGTAAGAGAGGTATGTCTATCAATTGCagtttttctcaattttctttcACTTGCTGCTGTTTCTTGGCTCTCCGTTTTTTGCCTTCAAGTTTTTGCAtctcatttttctcttcaatCTTTTAAAGCTATGAGCTCCCTAGAATCTGGATCTGGGCCTCCGCCATTGAAACTCAGTCTTATTGCTTGGATAATTCCTATTGTATTTTCAAGTCTGTTTTTAAGTTTTGATTTAGTACCTGGTGATTTAAAACCATGCCTTGCAAGAGGTGGAGCTTGCTGGTATGGTGACACAGTgagttttagaatattttttgtaCTCCCAGCTTTGCTTATGCTTGCTGGAGATGGTTGCATTTTTACAGCAATTATTTTTGGTACACATGATACGAGGGAGAGAAATAGATCAACCTCCACGAGAAGGAAAAGTAAATCTGGTAGACAGTGCAGTGCTGTTAGAAGTTATGATCATTTCTACTTTAGGTTTTGTGCTAGGCTGGGAATCATAATGACTATTTCTTGGTCATGTGCTGCTATTGCTTCGATATGGAATGTGCGCTCTATGTGGTATGGGTATGTGATTTTTTCTGGATTTCAAGGAATTTATATATTCTTGGCTTCTGGGTCCAAAGCTAGAATTACCGATTTGATTTGGGCCAAATATAAGGGACAGCAGGAGCCAGTAATTAGAGAGAGAAGCATAAAAAGATATTCAAAAGCAGCTAAAAACATATGA